In Candidatus Poribacteria bacterium, the following are encoded in one genomic region:
- a CDS encoding sigma-54-dependent Fis family transcriptional regulator, whose product MPSESVFCLRPAKIACQPAKIVCQPAKIASLRILCIYHAFFLVKKNKVCYHLLRSDFAIGVRKHIMNIPPTFIELPSEPMQDIYHTVQRVVASDLSFFVTGETGVGKEGVAQYIHKSSPRRNGPFVAINCGRFTSELLQSELFGHEEGAFTGASHQRTGAFERVNGGFLFLDEVTEMSAEAQRMMLRVLDTQTFTRIGGNEKLEADFQVIAATNRNIGEAVLKTEFRADLYYRLMDMTLHVPPLRERAEDISPLVDAFIHAFTPKRGKGVIGITSEALARLEQAAWPGNIRQLRSTVRTAIALATTDKLEIKDFPYNFFTVPVSEKSEAAPTPKAHTSIHPEFVQTLLSLWKTLPAEVQQTIIHELSTHLAELWRNFQTSHITTADENRELLNITDMNQHEILRAVAQKRIAECDSLNEAAHSLDIDIRTLQKHAHWVEQREAAKEI is encoded by the coding sequence ATGCCTTCGGAATCCGTGTTCTGTTTACGACCCGCAAAAATTGCATGTCAACCCGCAAAAATTGTATGTCAACCCGCAAAAATTGCGTCACTGAGGATATTGTGCATCTATCACGCGTTTTTTCTTGTGAAAAAAAATAAGGTGTGCTATCATCTACTTAGGTCAGATTTTGCGATAGGGGTGAGGAAGCACATCATGAACATTCCGCCAACATTTATCGAACTGCCATCAGAACCGATGCAAGACATCTATCACACGGTTCAGCGGGTCGTCGCATCAGACCTTTCGTTTTTCGTTACGGGCGAAACCGGTGTCGGAAAGGAAGGGGTGGCACAATACATTCATAAAAGCAGTCCGCGCCGCAACGGCCCTTTCGTCGCTATCAACTGCGGGAGATTTACCTCTGAACTTCTGCAAAGTGAACTTTTTGGACATGAAGAAGGTGCGTTTACCGGGGCGAGCCATCAACGCACAGGCGCCTTTGAAAGGGTCAACGGGGGGTTCCTCTTTTTAGATGAGGTGACCGAGATGTCCGCGGAGGCGCAGCGAATGATGCTCCGGGTTTTGGATACACAAACTTTCACACGGATCGGTGGGAACGAAAAATTGGAGGCTGATTTTCAGGTGATCGCCGCAACAAACAGGAATATTGGGGAAGCCGTTTTGAAAACAGAGTTTAGAGCCGACCTCTATTACCGGCTTATGGACATGACGCTGCACGTTCCCCCCCTCCGAGAGCGGGCAGAAGATATTTCTCCTTTGGTTGACGCTTTTATTCATGCATTCACGCCTAAACGTGGAAAAGGTGTTATAGGGATTACATCAGAGGCGCTTGCCCGTCTGGAACAAGCCGCGTGGCCCGGCAATATCCGACAACTCAGAAGCACTGTGAGAACCGCTATCGCACTGGCGACAACCGACAAACTTGAGATCAAAGATTTTCCCTACAATTTTTTCACCGTCCCAGTTTCAGAGAAATCTGAGGCCGCACCGACGCCAAAAGCACACACATCTATCCACCCGGAATTTGTCCAAACGCTGCTCTCTCTCTGGAAAACGCTCCCAGCAGAGGTCCAGCAGACAATCATACATGAACTTTCAACGCATCTCGCGGAACTCTGGCGTAATTTCCAAACTTCTCATATCACAACGGCAGACGAAAACAGGGAACTTCTCAACATAACAGATATGAATCAGCATGAAATTCTACGTGCGGTTGCCCAGAAACGCATCGCAGAATGTGATTCTCTCAACGAGGCGGCACATTCATTGGATATCGACATCCGGACCCTCCAGAAACATGCACACTGGGTGGAACAA
- a CDS encoding STAS domain-containing protein has protein sequence MTTLLQMKGGVPIVEPTGNILGTAASDLQAELISRVNATDTACVLINFAHVHKIDSSGLGALVSGYIEARRKHGRIGIINIGGNIRNLVVRSRLIRLFEHFENEDAAVASLSTDTWY, from the coding sequence ATGACAACTTTACTTCAGATGAAAGGCGGCGTTCCGATCGTGGAACCCACTGGAAATATCTTAGGAACCGCAGCGTCAGACTTACAAGCAGAACTCATTTCACGGGTGAACGCGACGGACACGGCGTGTGTCCTGATTAATTTCGCTCACGTTCACAAAATCGACAGCTCTGGTCTCGGTGCGTTAGTCAGTGGTTACATTGAAGCGAGGCGGAAGCACGGACGTATCGGTATCATTAATATTGGCGGGAACATCAGAAATCTAGTCGTCCGGAGTCGGCTGATTCGTCTGTTTGAGCATTTTGAGAATGAAGATGCGGCAGTCGCCTCGCTCTCAACTGATACGTGGTATTGA
- a CDS encoding site-specific DNA-methyltransferase: MAQIKTDLYLGDCLAVLSDFDEDSFDLIMTSPPYADRRSKTYGGIRPNEYVSWFLPRAEELLRVLKPSGTFILNIKEQAVNGERHTYVIELILEMRKQGWLWTEEFVWHKKNCYPGKWPNRFRDAWERCLQFNKSKKFNMYQEEVMVPMGDWAEKRLKNLSETDQNRDTSKVGSGFGKNVSNWLDRKMAYPTNVLHLATETGNRKHSAVFPKALPEWFIKLFTKENDWVLDPFAGAGTTCQVAQTLLRNSAGIEILPQYYQLAKENINSPQCLLFEETQYETHYTTRNR; the protein is encoded by the coding sequence ATGGCACAAATTAAAACAGACCTTTACCTCGGAGATTGCTTAGCGGTCCTCTCCGATTTTGATGAAGATTCATTCGACCTGATTATGACTTCTCCACCGTATGCGGATCGCCGATCCAAAACATACGGCGGAATCCGTCCCAATGAATATGTCAGTTGGTTTTTGCCGCGTGCTGAAGAACTTTTGAGAGTCCTTAAGCCATCTGGCACATTCATCCTGAATATCAAAGAGCAGGCTGTTAACGGGGAACGGCATACGTATGTGATCGAGTTGATACTTGAGATGAGAAAGCAGGGGTGGTTGTGGACAGAAGAATTTGTCTGGCACAAGAAAAACTGCTATCCGGGCAAGTGGCCGAACCGCTTCCGGGACGCTTGGGAAAGATGTTTACAGTTTAATAAAAGCAAGAAGTTCAATATGTACCAAGAGGAAGTTATGGTACCAATGGGAGATTGGGCGGAGAAAAGGCTAAAGAATCTCAGCGAAACAGATCAAAATCGGGATACATCAAAAGTGGGGAGTGGATTTGGAAAGAACGTTTCCAATTGGTTAGATCGAAAAATGGCATACCCAACGAACGTTTTACACCTGGCGACAGAGACAGGAAATCGAAAACACAGTGCAGTTTTCCCGAAGGCACTACCTGAATGGTTTATCAAGTTGTTTACGAAAGAAAACGACTGGGTGCTTGATCCATTTGCAGGGGCGGGTACGACGTGTCAGGTCGCTCAAACGTTGCTTCGGAATTCCGCTGGCATTGAAATTTTACCGCAGTATTATCAATTAGCGAAAGAGAATATCAACTCACCACAATGTCTTTTATTTGAAGAGACTCAATATGAAACCCATTACACAACAAGAAATCGCTGA
- a CDS encoding cytosolic protein, with amino-acid sequence MKPITQQEIADYVEANIQVFHQKRLDSLQRLKMLDVVKRKNPYLFKAKEINTAPEFIRTILDAFLSSQEEGIFGGFLEELAIFICTQVYGGQKSSAEGIDLEFEKDNIRYIVSIKSGPNWGNSSQVAKLRDNFRKAKRILRTNTSSTNVVAVNGCCYGKDRNPDKGDYLKLCGQQFWKFISGDDNLYTDIIEPLGHQAKEKNEQFMQEYAKGINRFTAEFMGKFCDAEGNMLWAEIVKFNSADNTP; translated from the coding sequence ATGAAACCCATTACACAACAAGAAATCGCTGATTATGTTGAGGCAAACATTCAAGTCTTCCACCAGAAGAGGTTAGATAGTCTCCAAAGATTAAAGATGTTGGATGTGGTTAAGCGTAAAAATCCCTATCTATTCAAAGCGAAGGAGATTAACACAGCCCCAGAATTTATAAGGACTATTTTAGACGCTTTTTTGTCTTCACAAGAAGAAGGTATCTTTGGAGGGTTTCTGGAGGAACTTGCGATTTTTATCTGCACCCAGGTCTATGGTGGTCAAAAGTCTTCAGCTGAAGGAATCGATTTGGAGTTTGAAAAAGATAATATAAGATACATTGTATCAATCAAATCTGGCCCAAATTGGGGCAATAGCAGTCAAGTCGCAAAACTGCGGGATAACTTCAGGAAAGCCAAGCGAATTCTTAGAACAAATACATCATCAACAAATGTTGTCGCTGTCAATGGATGCTGCTATGGAAAAGATCGAAACCCAGATAAGGGTGACTATTTGAAGTTGTGCGGACAACAATTTTGGAAATTCATATCGGGTGATGACAACCTCTACACTGACATAATTGAACCGTTGGGGCATCAAGCAAAAGAAAAAAATGAGCAGTTTATGCAGGAATATGCTAAAGGCATCAATAGGTTTACCGCTGAATTCATGGGAAAATTTTGCGATGCTGAGGGGAACATGCTTTGGGCGGAAATTGTCAAATTTAATTCAGCAGACAACACTCCCTAA
- a CDS encoding VWA domain-containing protein: MSIIKKMFDFRTPLFLILLVAIPVLIFVQRGAHLSTVKWRKRVTFCLRGAALLCAILALANLHRTHQEQRLAVVFLIDTSESIQSAQYEQVRTQIDTTVTQLKPTDTFGIISFAREAAVLLEIRQKQDQPTEIVPIVSLETLAEQTVRRDGTDVLTALKRAIALLPENYHQRIVLFSDGIHNTGGTSLKDYLPLLSASGAEILTIPLTTVNDAVRVVQLQVPTQVRKGQRFEINVVIETDGSIPTLVATLSREDRSIDVFEWTLLDGTHALPLTSEQFLEDGSYRYTLKLNVTDEIPENNQGHAIVTIQDKLHALYVEGDLAHTAVSPDQVDAVSNRGSHPLERDSGRRAELETVLEENGFVVETISPTEIPAELVELQRSDVLILSNVSAETLSSEQLQNIENYVRDLGHGLVVIGGERAYGPGGYTDTALERTLPVEMTPRERKDAVAIVFVLDTSGSMANYVETRQKIGLAIEGVRAGIRNLDEEDEAGILGFNVDVHTISNLTSDHGALRQTVSRLRPTGGTTKMKEATKRAYEMLEANDAKRKYIVLLSDGKSDDDTSAFLHLAEQIAEAQIGITTIAIGDANKELLTQFAENGGGRAVFVKNVQQLPAILTEAVQETQRYIVQEPFQPVIATTTESIVSGIRTPPPLHGYVATSEKETAQVFIYSHKDEPILAGWNFGLGKAIAWTSDVKPAWAKAWIPWHNFGKFWGQVVNWTLPVAGAGSDFDLRVSMHHGVAEVNIDTRTPSEVAYKVHVVGPDRTSQVVSIQQVTPTRYSGTFQTQDSGSYIITAERESDGRRSVETLSLLYPAEYTEFQVDTASLKMLAAGTTGIYEPTPAQIVAPAGTPIERQISLARVLLIAAAILFVLEMIFRRFSITNRYLTAFLARFRGKSVRSPGDVQVMQTPIEATIFSNGDTTEDTIPSQPAETSMTRLLAAKRRVR, from the coding sequence ACGAACAGGTGCGCACACAGATAGACACCACTGTTACACAATTGAAACCGACTGACACATTCGGTATTATTAGTTTTGCAAGGGAAGCCGCAGTCCTACTGGAAATCCGTCAGAAACAAGATCAACCAACGGAAATTGTACCGATAGTGTCCCTGGAAACCCTCGCAGAACAAACGGTCCGACGAGATGGTACCGATGTACTTACCGCACTCAAGCGTGCAATCGCCTTATTACCAGAGAATTACCATCAACGGATCGTCCTATTTAGCGACGGAATCCACAACACGGGTGGAACATCCCTCAAAGACTATCTACCGTTGCTCTCGGCAAGCGGTGCCGAGATATTAACGATACCGCTTACCACTGTTAACGACGCGGTCCGAGTCGTTCAATTACAGGTGCCGACTCAGGTGCGCAAAGGGCAACGTTTTGAGATTAATGTAGTGATTGAAACGGATGGTAGTATCCCCACATTAGTCGCTACCCTGTCTCGCGAGGACCGATCAATTGATGTGTTTGAATGGACATTGCTAGACGGCACACATGCCCTTCCTTTAACCTCTGAACAGTTTTTGGAGGACGGAAGTTATAGGTACACACTGAAACTGAACGTAACCGATGAAATTCCCGAAAATAATCAGGGGCACGCGATTGTGACAATTCAGGATAAACTGCATGCCTTGTATGTAGAAGGGGATCTGGCACACACTGCGGTTTCCCCCGACCAGGTAGATGCGGTTTCTAACCGGGGTTCCCACCCGTTGGAAAGGGACTCTGGGCGTCGCGCTGAACTGGAAACCGTTCTTGAGGAGAACGGCTTCGTTGTCGAGACCATATCCCCAACAGAGATACCAGCGGAGTTGGTGGAACTCCAGCGGAGCGATGTCCTGATCCTGAGCAATGTTTCTGCAGAGACACTCTCATCTGAACAGTTGCAGAACATCGAAAATTACGTCCGAGACCTCGGACACGGATTGGTGGTTATCGGCGGTGAACGTGCTTATGGACCCGGAGGATATACCGATACGGCGTTGGAGCGCACGCTCCCCGTGGAGATGACACCGCGTGAACGCAAGGATGCTGTCGCAATCGTTTTCGTGCTTGATACATCAGGGAGTATGGCAAACTACGTCGAAACGCGGCAGAAGATTGGACTCGCAATTGAAGGGGTTCGTGCCGGTATCCGTAATCTTGATGAGGAAGATGAGGCGGGAATTCTCGGTTTCAATGTAGACGTTCACACTATCTCAAATCTTACATCTGATCACGGCGCGCTCCGCCAGACCGTGAGTCGGCTTAGACCCACAGGCGGCACCACGAAGATGAAAGAGGCTACGAAGCGAGCCTATGAGATGCTCGAAGCAAATGACGCGAAACGGAAGTACATCGTTCTCTTATCTGACGGTAAATCGGATGATGATACGTCCGCTTTTCTTCACTTAGCCGAACAAATTGCTGAAGCACAGATCGGTATCACAACAATCGCTATAGGCGACGCGAACAAGGAACTCCTCACACAGTTCGCAGAGAACGGGGGCGGGCGTGCTGTTTTTGTGAAAAACGTTCAACAATTGCCAGCGATTTTAACGGAAGCCGTCCAAGAAACACAGCGTTATATCGTTCAAGAACCTTTTCAACCCGTTATTGCTACGACAACTGAATCAATTGTGTCAGGTATCCGCACGCCACCACCACTTCATGGTTATGTTGCCACGAGTGAAAAAGAGACTGCCCAGGTGTTCATCTATTCGCATAAAGATGAACCGATCCTTGCAGGTTGGAATTTCGGCTTAGGGAAGGCAATCGCGTGGACATCCGACGTGAAACCCGCATGGGCGAAAGCGTGGATTCCGTGGCACAACTTCGGGAAATTTTGGGGACAGGTTGTCAATTGGACGCTCCCCGTAGCAGGTGCAGGCTCCGACTTCGATCTCAGGGTATCTATGCATCACGGCGTGGCGGAGGTGAACATCGATACGCGAACCCCGTCAGAAGTCGCTTACAAGGTCCACGTTGTAGGTCCCGATCGCACAAGCCAGGTCGTTAGCATTCAACAGGTCACGCCGACACGTTACAGTGGCACATTTCAGACGCAAGACAGTGGATCCTATATCATCACGGCTGAGCGTGAGAGCGATGGGCGTAGAAGTGTTGAAACCCTGTCGCTCCTTTATCCAGCAGAATACACGGAGTTTCAGGTCGATACCGCCTCGCTAAAGATGCTCGCTGCAGGCACGACTGGTATTTACGAACCAACACCAGCCCAAATAGTGGCACCTGCTGGAACACCCATCGAAAGGCAAATCTCACTTGCCCGAGTGCTACTGATTGCCGCCGCCATTTTGTTTGTGTTAGAGATGATCTTCCGACGTTTCAGCATAACGAACAGATATCTCACTGCGTTTCTCGCCCGATTCCGTGGGAAATCTGTGAGAAGTCCCGGAGATGTCCAGGTCATGCAAACACCGATAGAGGCGACTATCTTCTCTAATGGAGATACGACAGAAGATACAATACCTTCACAGCCTGCCGAAACTTCGATGACTCGACTCTTAGCCGCAAAAAGACGGGTACGTTGA